From Rhinopithecus roxellana isolate Shanxi Qingling chromosome 17, ASM756505v1, whole genome shotgun sequence, one genomic window encodes:
- the MRPS5 gene encoding 28S ribosomal protein S5, mitochondrial isoform X4 — protein sequence MGQQCRPYSFFTKLTADELWKGALAETGAGSRKGRGKRTKKKKRKDLNRGQIIGEGRYGFLWPGLNVPLMKNGAVQTIAQRNKEEQKKVEANMIQQREEWDRKKKIKVKHERGWSGNSWGGVSLGPPDPGPNGETYEDFDTRILEVRNVFNMTAKEGRKKSVRVLVAVGNGKGAAGFAIGKATDRTDAFRKAKNKAVHYLHYIERYEDHTIFHDISLRFRRTHIKMKKQPKGYGLRCHRAIITICRLIGIKDMYAKVSGSVNMLNLTRGLFCGLSRQETHQQLADKKGLHVVEMREECGPLPIVVASPRGALRKDPEPEEEVPDIKLDWEDVQAAQGMKRSVWANLKRAAT from the exons TGACTGCAGATGAGCTGTGGAAAGGCGCTTTAGCAGAGACTGGTGCTGGatcaagaaaaggaagaggcaaaagaactaaaaagaagaaaaggaaggatctGAACAGGGGTCAGATCATTGGTGAAG GGCGTTACGGTTTTCTGTGGCCTGGTCTGAATGTCCCTCTTATGAAAAATGGAGCAGTGCAGACCATTGCCCAAAGAAACAAGGAAGAGCAGAAGAAGGTGGAGGCCAACATGATCCAGCAGAGAGAAGAGTGGGACCGAAAGAAGAAGATAAAAGTTAAACACGAGCGAGGATGGAGTGGAAACTCCTGGGGAGGCGTCAGTCTTGGCCCCCCTGACCCTGGCCCCAATGGAG AAACATACGAGGATTTTGATACCAGGATACTTGAG GTAAGAAATGTTTTCAATATGACAgcgaaagagggaagaaagaaatcgGTCCGTGTCCTGGTGGCTGTGGGGAACGGAAAAGGAGCTGCAG GTTTTGCTATTGGGAAAGCCACTGATCGGACGGACGCTTTCAGGAAA gCAAAGAACAAAGCAGTTCACTATTTGCATTATATAGAACGATATGAAGACCATACAA TATTCCATGATATTTCATTAAGATTTAGAAGGACGCATATCAAGATGAAGAAACAACCCAAAG GTTACGGCCTCCGCTGCCACAGAGCCATCATCACCATCTGCCGGCTCATTGGCATCAAAGACATGTACGCCAAGGTCTCTGGGTCTGTTAATATGCTCAACCTCACCCGGGGCCTCTTCTGTGGGCTCTCCAGACAG GAAACCCATCAGCAGCTGGCTGATAAGAAGGGTCTCCATGTTGTGGAAATGCGGGAAGAATGTGGCCCTTTGCCCATTGTGGTGGCCTCCCCCCGGGGGGCCCTGAGGAAGGATCCGGAGCCAGAAGAGGAGGTTCCAGACATCAAACTGGACTGGGAAGACGTGCAGGCTGCGCAGGGAATGAAACGCTCTGTGtgggctaatttaaagagagccGCCACGTAA